The following are encoded together in the Culex pipiens pallens isolate TS chromosome 1, TS_CPP_V2, whole genome shotgun sequence genome:
- the LOC120425986 gene encoding uncharacterized protein LOC120425986: MTTMIHTLNLKLPTPSPPLSATAALRNGPLPVFLFPTSGSFFPTDRNSIPMATYCGPFAATAERSGPALQQIHRVEEPRHGLFRDLRPCWVGQAVGQAIEPLNYDKMSRALRYSYQDNILRKVQRERRMGNPSFRRAG, from the exons atgacaacaatgaTCCACACACTGAACCTGAAGTTGCCGACCCCATCACCACCGTTGAGTGCAACAGCTGCTCTTCGGAACGGACCACTCCCGGTGTTTTTATTCCCGACAAGCGGGAGTTTTTTCCCGACGGACCGGAACTCAATACCA ATGGCCACCTACTGTGGACCTTTTGCAGCAACTGCTGAACGTTCCGGCCCAGCGCTACAACAGATACATCGCGTGGAAGAGCCGCGACACGGGCTTTTTCGAGACCTTAGACCCTGCTGGGTTGGCCAAGCTGTGGGACAAGCAATAGAACCACTAAACTACGACAAGATGTCGCGAGCGCTGCGTTACTCTTACCAGGACAACATTCTGCGCAAGGTGCAGCGTGAGCGTCGGATGGGTAATCCAAGTTTTCGGCGTGCTGGATGA